From a region of the Mycobacterium sp. SMC-8 genome:
- a CDS encoding class I SAM-dependent methyltransferase yields the protein MSNKVPVDLTGPAKTMLSTLYLKALDADFDRPILGDRFAKAAIDKLDFDWRELEITPKWAPLFTVRTALYDRWVREFITAHPECTVVHLGCGLDCRVFRVDPGPDVRWYDVDFPEVIALREQIYPSRPNYQLIATPATEPNWLDEIPADRPTLLIAEGISMYLTEDEGIALLRRFIDRFGVGELQIDFFNWLAIKSQKTQSLVRTSGSVLYWAVNDPQDILGKLPDIRLLAATTFFDAETYAKTGKGLQAAKRAVRALPPLRNALQYHRYAYGDPTRQA from the coding sequence GTGAGCAACAAAGTTCCGGTCGACCTCACTGGCCCGGCGAAGACCATGCTGTCGACCCTGTACCTGAAGGCCCTCGACGCCGACTTCGACCGCCCCATCCTGGGCGACCGGTTCGCCAAGGCCGCGATCGACAAGCTCGACTTCGATTGGCGTGAACTGGAGATCACCCCGAAGTGGGCTCCGCTGTTCACGGTCCGCACCGCGCTCTACGACCGCTGGGTCCGCGAGTTCATCACCGCCCACCCCGAGTGCACCGTCGTACACCTCGGCTGCGGCCTGGACTGCCGCGTGTTCCGCGTCGACCCCGGACCCGACGTCCGTTGGTACGACGTGGATTTCCCCGAGGTGATCGCGCTGCGCGAGCAGATCTACCCCAGCCGGCCCAACTACCAGCTCATCGCGACCCCGGCGACCGAGCCGAACTGGCTCGACGAGATCCCGGCCGACCGGCCCACGCTGCTGATCGCCGAGGGCATCAGCATGTACCTGACCGAGGACGAGGGCATCGCGCTGCTGCGCCGCTTCATCGACCGCTTCGGCGTCGGCGAACTGCAGATCGACTTCTTCAACTGGCTGGCCATCAAATCGCAGAAGACGCAGTCGCTGGTGCGCACCTCCGGTTCGGTGCTGTACTGGGCGGTCAACGACCCGCAAGACATCCTCGGCAAGCTGCCCGACATCCGCTTGCTCGCCGCCACAACGTTTTTCGACGCCGAGACCTACGCCAAGACGGGTAAGGGGCTGCAGGCGGCCAAGCGTGCGGTGCGGGCGCTGCCGCCGCTGCGAAACGCACTGCAGTACCACCGCTACGCGTACGGGGACCCTACCCGGCAGGCCTGA
- a CDS encoding DUF2505 domain-containing protein, whose protein sequence is MPRSFDVTTEAAAGVADVLAAFAERDYWLARLAAYGGDSMHLDALDADAGGTVVVRTTQDLRQDMLPGAIARMLPGDTKIMRTETWRPAVDGRAQGDFTITARGVPSSGSGTMVLAPVAAGSSLRVSGTLEVRIPVVGGRIERYVADLIGREVPQMQLFTAEWIHGRA, encoded by the coding sequence GTGCCCCGTTCCTTCGACGTGACGACCGAGGCTGCCGCCGGGGTCGCCGACGTGCTGGCGGCGTTCGCCGAACGCGACTACTGGCTGGCCCGGCTGGCCGCCTACGGCGGCGACTCGATGCACCTGGATGCGCTGGACGCCGATGCCGGCGGCACCGTGGTGGTGCGCACCACCCAGGATCTGCGCCAGGACATGCTGCCCGGCGCGATCGCGCGGATGCTGCCCGGTGACACCAAGATCATGCGGACCGAGACGTGGCGGCCGGCCGTCGACGGGCGCGCGCAGGGCGACTTCACCATCACCGCACGCGGGGTGCCCAGTTCGGGCTCGGGCACGATGGTGCTCGCGCCGGTCGCGGCGGGATCGAGCCTGCGGGTCAGCGGCACCCTCGAGGTCCGGATCCCGGTGGTCGGCGGACGCATCGAACGCTACGTCGCCGACCTGATCGGCAGGGAGGTGCCGCAGATGCAGCTGTTCACCGCCGAGTGGATCCACGGGAGGGCCTGA
- a CDS encoding ABC transporter permease, with translation MIDQSAIPTAARPPVSAVQQWWVLTVRMITPTLRNGELATQIVGSIVFTIGYYLPLKQMMGAVQPLSSYAQYLTPLIVLQAIWFAAISAAFRSATDSVQGINRRFRAMPIPAITPLASRMTASMYRCCVALVVSVACGHVIGFRFDNGVPGLVGFVALVLLIGAALALIGDLIGIATQNPEATAPMMLIPQLTLGLASVGLQPVERFPDWIQGFVRNQPLSQWVYALQALAGDSSGAAPEANWSVLFPAVAWAVGCIVVALTLHLWVTRKRRSE, from the coding sequence GTGATCGACCAGTCCGCCATCCCGACGGCTGCCCGGCCGCCGGTCTCCGCGGTTCAGCAATGGTGGGTGCTCACCGTCCGGATGATCACTCCGACGCTGCGCAACGGGGAGCTGGCCACCCAGATCGTCGGCTCGATCGTGTTCACCATCGGCTACTACCTGCCGCTCAAACAGATGATGGGCGCGGTGCAGCCGCTGAGCAGCTACGCGCAGTACCTGACGCCGCTGATCGTGCTGCAGGCGATCTGGTTCGCCGCGATCTCGGCGGCGTTCCGCTCGGCGACCGACTCCGTCCAGGGCATCAACCGCCGCTTCCGGGCGATGCCGATCCCGGCGATCACCCCGCTGGCCTCCCGGATGACCGCCAGCATGTACCGCTGCTGTGTGGCGCTGGTGGTCTCGGTGGCGTGCGGCCATGTGATCGGCTTCCGGTTCGACAACGGCGTGCCGGGCCTCGTCGGCTTCGTCGCGCTGGTGCTGCTGATCGGCGCCGCGCTGGCGCTGATCGGCGACCTGATCGGCATCGCTACCCAGAACCCGGAGGCGACCGCGCCCATGATGCTGATCCCGCAGCTGACGCTCGGGCTGGCGTCGGTGGGTCTGCAGCCGGTCGAACGGTTCCCGGACTGGATCCAGGGCTTCGTCCGCAATCAGCCGCTGTCGCAGTGGGTCTACGCGCTGCAGGCCCTGGCCGGTGACAGCTCCGGTGCCGCGCCGGAGGCGAACTGGTCGGTGCTGTTCCCGGCGGTCGCGTGGGCGGTCGGCTGCATCGTCGTGGCGCTCACCCTGCACCTGTGGGTGACCAGGAAACGGCGGTCGGAATGA
- a CDS encoding phthiocerol/phthiodiolone dimycocerosyl transferase encodes MFPSSGIRKLARSEEMFAETHNFIGLAAHVKGPMDADALSDAFDLLLQAHPVLGGHLEQLPDGKWEIVLDDLMHPGIEVVELSGDAPAPPLLFDQTVSLVHLRLTVRDGVAQPTLYIHHSLADGHHQFSLVEELFSTYTDLVTTGTAKPIQVHPAPEPLEVILANRGVEKRTRSGLERLLAAMFVYDLPPSRRAPSEVNPVLPQLVPMAYCTLSEQDTEKIIAFCRANKLGLNSLLSAAVLMAEWNVRNTPNIPVPYVYPVDLRYLLSPPVSATESTNPVGIATYLAEIEAGTDIAELARDINDTYKKDIAEGVIQQSFLHFSPQYVGNPPGLPDVVMFTDNGIVPPLRTPPDMEVAASHGEFYFAVGAGIEIYTSKIFNGQLMIEYHSHGPDREKSVAAIETQLRGVVAKRSGAG; translated from the coding sequence ATGTTTCCTTCATCGGGTATCCGCAAGCTCGCGCGCAGCGAGGAGATGTTCGCCGAGACGCACAACTTCATCGGCCTGGCGGCGCACGTGAAAGGCCCGATGGACGCCGACGCGCTGTCGGACGCGTTCGATCTGCTGCTGCAGGCCCATCCGGTGCTCGGCGGGCATCTGGAGCAGCTGCCCGACGGCAAGTGGGAGATCGTGCTCGACGACCTGATGCACCCCGGCATCGAAGTGGTCGAACTGTCCGGCGACGCGCCCGCGCCGCCGCTGCTGTTCGACCAGACCGTGTCGCTGGTGCATCTGCGCCTGACCGTCCGCGACGGCGTCGCTCAGCCGACGCTGTACATCCACCACAGCCTGGCCGACGGCCACCACCAGTTCAGCCTCGTCGAGGAACTGTTCTCCACCTACACCGACCTCGTCACCACCGGCACCGCCAAACCGATCCAGGTGCACCCGGCGCCGGAACCGCTGGAGGTGATCCTGGCCAACCGCGGCGTGGAGAAGCGCACCCGCTCCGGCCTGGAACGGCTGCTGGCCGCGATGTTCGTCTACGACCTGCCGCCGTCGCGGCGCGCCCCGTCGGAGGTCAATCCGGTTCTGCCGCAACTGGTCCCGATGGCGTACTGCACGCTCTCCGAACAGGACACCGAGAAGATCATCGCGTTCTGCCGGGCCAACAAGCTGGGCCTGAACAGCCTGCTGTCGGCGGCCGTGCTGATGGCCGAGTGGAATGTGCGCAACACCCCGAACATCCCGGTGCCGTACGTGTACCCGGTGGACCTGCGCTACCTGTTGTCACCGCCGGTGTCGGCCACCGAGAGCACCAACCCGGTGGGCATCGCGACCTATCTGGCCGAGATCGAGGCGGGCACCGACATCGCCGAGCTGGCCCGCGACATCAACGACACGTACAAGAAGGACATCGCCGAAGGCGTGATCCAGCAGAGCTTTCTGCACTTCAGCCCGCAATACGTGGGCAACCCGCCCGGCCTGCCCGACGTCGTCATGTTCACCGACAACGGCATCGTGCCCCCGCTGCGCACCCCGCCGGACATGGAGGTGGCCGCCAGCCACGGCGAGTTCTACTTCGCCGTGGGCGCGGGCATCGAGATCTACACCAGCAAGATCTTCAACGGGCAGTTGATGATCGAATACCACTCGCACGGCCCCGACCGTGAGAAGTCCGTCGCGGCGATCGAGACGCAGCTTCGGGGCGTCGTGGCCAAGCGCTCCGGTGCCGGCTGA
- a CDS encoding ABC transporter permease, which produces MTLESSEPLVTAPYRPGGRHRREKIWENSPKRLLPQVGVLTWRILRRWSRDPATLVQSFVMPAAFLVALDIVLGDVLEEVTGHSGLYGQVPLVALVGGMTGAIIGAVGIMREREVGLLSRFWVVPVHRAAGLLSRLAADFVRIVVITLVVMCVGLALGFRFEQGVLAAILWVFMPALFGVALSAAVLTLALFSSNTIVPQATEIVIAMLMFFSIGFVPLDQYPEWLQPIVEHQPVSYTIEAMRGLSLEGPIAEPVLFSVLWAAGIAAVCAVPLAIGYRKASKRG; this is translated from the coding sequence ATGACGCTGGAATCCTCGGAGCCCCTGGTGACCGCCCCGTACCGTCCCGGTGGCAGGCACCGCCGGGAGAAGATCTGGGAGAACTCGCCGAAGCGGCTGCTGCCGCAGGTAGGTGTGCTGACCTGGCGCATCCTGCGCCGCTGGAGCCGCGACCCGGCGACGCTCGTGCAGTCCTTCGTGATGCCCGCGGCGTTCCTGGTGGCCCTGGACATCGTGCTGGGCGACGTGCTCGAAGAGGTCACCGGGCACAGCGGCCTCTACGGCCAGGTGCCGCTGGTCGCCCTGGTCGGCGGAATGACGGGGGCGATCATCGGCGCGGTCGGCATCATGCGCGAGCGGGAAGTCGGGTTGCTGTCGCGCTTCTGGGTCGTCCCCGTGCACCGGGCCGCGGGCCTGCTGTCGCGGCTGGCCGCCGACTTCGTCCGCATCGTGGTGATCACGCTGGTGGTGATGTGCGTCGGCCTGGCTCTCGGGTTCCGGTTCGAACAGGGCGTCCTCGCCGCGATCCTGTGGGTGTTCATGCCCGCGCTGTTCGGGGTCGCGTTGTCGGCGGCGGTGCTGACGCTGGCGCTGTTCTCGTCGAACACGATCGTGCCGCAGGCCACCGAGATCGTCATCGCGATGCTGATGTTCTTCTCGATCGGGTTCGTGCCCCTGGACCAGTACCCGGAATGGCTGCAACCGATCGTCGAGCACCAACCGGTCAGCTATACGATCGAGGCCATGCGGGGCCTGTCCCTGGAGGGCCCGATCGCCGAGCCCGTGCTGTTCTCGGTGTTGTGGGCGGCCGGGATCGCCGCCGTGTGCGCGGTGCCCCTGGCGATCGGATACCGCAAGGCCAGCAAGCGTGGCTGA
- a CDS encoding nitroreductase family protein: protein MPEPIPTTAEALARLDMPLVEAMMTQRAIRRVLPDPVDDEIVLKCLELALRAPTGANGQNWEFVVVKDPKIKRKLQRRYRLAWRVFHRTSIRDIASYDEEMAKSVRAIEWQLEHFHEIPVLVIACLRLSARDGKVPYVPMPHAAASAFFGSIYPSVQNLLLAARSMGLGASLITLPLWSLTSARRVLKLPTEVTPCAVVPLGWPRGRYGPTTRRPVDEVVHLDRYGNRAWFGPNRTKTH from the coding sequence GTGCCGGAACCGATTCCGACCACGGCCGAGGCGCTGGCCCGGCTGGACATGCCGTTGGTCGAGGCGATGATGACCCAGCGGGCGATCCGCCGGGTGCTGCCGGATCCGGTCGACGACGAGATCGTGCTGAAGTGCCTGGAGCTGGCGCTGCGGGCGCCCACCGGCGCCAACGGGCAGAATTGGGAATTCGTCGTGGTCAAGGATCCCAAGATCAAGCGCAAGCTGCAGCGCCGCTACCGGCTGGCGTGGCGGGTGTTCCACCGCACCTCGATCCGCGACATCGCATCCTATGACGAGGAGATGGCCAAGAGCGTGCGGGCCATCGAATGGCAGCTCGAGCACTTCCATGAGATTCCGGTGCTGGTCATCGCGTGCCTGCGGCTGTCCGCCCGCGACGGCAAGGTGCCGTATGTGCCGATGCCGCATGCGGCGGCGTCGGCGTTCTTCGGCTCGATCTACCCCAGCGTGCAGAATTTGTTGCTGGCAGCGCGGTCGATGGGGCTGGGCGCGTCGCTGATCACGTTGCCGCTGTGGAGTCTGACGTCGGCGCGCCGGGTACTGAAATTGCCTACGGAAGTAACGCCGTGCGCCGTGGTCCCGCTGGGTTGGCCCCGGGGCCGATACGGTCCTACCACGCGTAGACCCGTCGACGAAGTTGTCCATCTGGACCGCTACGGCAATCGGGCCTGGTTCGGGCCGAATCGGACGAAAACGCACTGA
- a CDS encoding flavodoxin family protein, translating to MLYYSYTGQSKKVLDAAADVFRDRGYEVTEAPIEFTDPRYAQRFSRFPMHRVWPEFFGMLPAQTLQRTGDIRTPDAVRRNDYDLICIGSPTWWDTVSMPLRSFLKSHEARNLLDGKRFAVFVVCRRKWRKNLAGVRKLAESKGGRYVDGIHFTYPGGELPSMLSLTSYLGSGEYKDRYLGVKLPPTNINDEHLEESRRFAARVADKAFGKQARGN from the coding sequence ATGCTCTACTACAGCTACACGGGACAGTCCAAGAAGGTTCTCGACGCCGCCGCCGACGTGTTCCGCGACCGGGGATACGAGGTGACCGAGGCGCCGATCGAATTCACCGACCCGCGCTACGCGCAGCGATTCTCCCGGTTCCCGATGCACCGGGTGTGGCCGGAGTTCTTCGGCATGCTGCCTGCGCAGACGCTGCAGCGCACCGGCGACATCCGCACCCCCGACGCGGTGCGGCGCAACGACTACGACCTGATCTGCATCGGTTCGCCGACCTGGTGGGACACGGTGTCGATGCCGCTGCGATCGTTCCTGAAGTCACACGAGGCGCGGAATCTGCTGGACGGCAAGCGGTTCGCGGTGTTCGTGGTGTGCCGGCGCAAGTGGCGCAAGAACCTCGCAGGGGTGCGAAAGCTCGCCGAGAGCAAGGGCGGCCGCTACGTCGACGGCATCCACTTCACCTACCCGGGCGGGGAACTGCCGTCGATGCTGTCGCTGACGAGTTATCTGGGGTCGGGGGAGTACAAGGACCGCTACCTGGGTGTGAAACTGCCCCCCACCAACATCAACGACGAGCATCTGGAGGAGTCGCGGCGCTTCGCGGCCCGTGTCGCCGACAAGGCGTTCGGCAAGCAAGCGCGGGGGAACTGA